Proteins found in one Planococcus citri chromosome 2, ihPlaCitr1.1, whole genome shotgun sequence genomic segment:
- the Atg101 gene encoding autophagy-related protein 101 has product MNHRSQTFELRVEGRQIDEAVASLFHTVLLHRTLGKFTFNEDGSYSVGTVGIQDVDCDFIDVTYVCCSSYTLDNLLKRAISRFSDSLRKDNQGSGQISLEFFQRRRSHWPFQPESVPWEVWNVRIEMIKLCNEYERQLSKETVGEKLGEKMMHIAEIMNRHEYLPCIPPQSELELIFDTSFPDVQPYLFKLEYVTSETSSPSVGTTFRKLIRETLSF; this is encoded by the coding sequence ATGAACCACAGGTCGCAAACGTTTGAATTACGAGTGGAAGGAAGACAGATCGACGAAGCTGTGGCGAGCTTATTTCATACTGTACTTTTGCACAGGACTTTGGGTAAATTTACTTTCAACGAAGATGGCTCGTATTCTGTCGGTACAGTCGGAATACAAGACGTAGACTGCGATTTTATCGACGTCACGTACGTCTGTTGTTCGTCGTACACGCTGGATAATCTATTGAAAAGAGCGATAAGCAGATTCTCCGATAGTTTACGTAAAGATAACCAAGGCAGCGGTCAAATTTCGCTCGAGTTCTTTCAACGTAGAAGATCCCATTGGCCTTTTCAACCAGAAAGTGTACCTTGGGAAGTATGGAACGTACGTATCGAAATGATCAAGCTATGTAACGAATACGAAAGACAACTGAGTAAAGAGACAGTCGGCGAAAAACTCGGTGAAAAGATGATGCATATTGCCGAGATAATGAATCGACACGAATATCTACCTTGTATACCGCCTCAGTCAGAATTAGAGCTGATTTTCGATACATCTTTTCCAGACGTTCAAccttatttattcaaattagaATACGTTACATCGGAAACATCCAGTCCTTCGGTTGGAACCACCTTTCGTAAACTTATCAGAGAAACGTTATCGTTCTAG
- the LOC135834504 gene encoding speckle-type POZ protein-like has protein sequence MDSLLDDSLSLSREVNTLTSTSMSNLHDGKNAADKSISSGNAPVAESWCETEVKFEKCSHIWTINHYRFFHDERGELLLSSMFSAVTADKYKWILVLYPKNKNDTNYISLYLGLKQTTDDYDELFVKFKFSVLDAERNQMHTLNSNLRKFTQQSKSMGYPRYLERNYLFDKSDQLLPGDRLTIYCEVTFAKVSDICNTSGQLDASQLKTTNCNLSDNLQTLVMNEELSDVKFRIKGKDIPAHKAILAARSPVFAAMLKHDMQEGLSNCIEITDIDQPVFEELLWYIYTGKAPRLKELAAKLLVAADKYDIERLKVICEEALCSDLTLKNSTEYLILADLYRADRLKSQAIHYTRMHAPNILKTSAWKTAVSMYPHIAYDICNTMLMREGPPHKRQRMT, from the coding sequence ATGGACAGTCTGCTAGACGACTCGCTGTCACTCTCACGAGAAGTAAATACTTTAACATCTACGAGCATGTCAAACTTACACGATGGGAAAAACGCAGCCGATAAATCGATTTCTTCGGGCAACGCTCCGGTCGCCGAAAGCTGGTGTGAGACCGAAGTGAAATTCGAGAAATGCAGCCATATTTGGACAATCAATCATTACAGATTTTTCCACGACGAACGAGGCGAACTTCTTTTATCATCTATGTTCTCGGCAGTCACAGCTGATAAATACAAATGGATACTGGTACTTTATCCGAAGAATAAAAACGATACGAATTACATATCGTTGTATTTGGGTTTGAAGCAAACGACAGACGATTACGACGAGCTGttcgtaaaattcaaattctcagtATTGGATGCTGAACGCAACCAGATGCATACTTTGAATAGTAATCTGCGTAAATTTACTCAACAGTCGAAATCGATGGGATATCCGAGATACCTGGAGAGAAATTATCTATTCGATAAGAGCGATCAGCTACTGCCCGGTGACCGGTTAACTATCTATTGCGAGGTTACTTTCGCCAAAGTCAGCGATATTTGTAATACTAGCGGCCAGCTAGACGCGTCTCAGTTGAAAACGACCAATTGTAATTTATCCGATAATTTACAAACGTTGGTTATGAACGAAGAACTGAGCGATGTCAAGTTTAGAATCAAAGGTAAAGATATTCCTGCCCATAAAGCTATACTGGCAGCTCGTAGTCCGGTATTCGCCGCTATGCTGAAGCACGACATGCAAGAGGGTCTTAGCAACTGTATTGAAATCACCGATATCGATCAGCCGGTCTTCGAAGAACTGTTATGGTATATTTATACGGGCAAAGCTCCCAGATTGAAAGAGTTAGCTGCCAAGTTACTCGTCGCTGCTGATAAATACGATATAGAACGATTGAAAGTTATCTGCGAAGAAGCCCTGTGCTCGGATTTAACGTTGAAGAATTCCACAGAATATCTAATATTGGCCGATCTGTACCGTGCCGATAGATTGAAGTCTCAGGCTATTCATTATACGAGGATGCATGCTCCTAATATATTGAAAACTTCGGCTTGGAAGACTGCAGTATCGATGTATCCTCATATCGCTTATGATATTTGTAATACGATGTTAATGCGCGAAGGACCGCCTCATAAACGTCAACGTATGACTTGA